In Streptomyces asoensis, a single genomic region encodes these proteins:
- the ruvB gene encoding Holliday junction branch migration DNA helicase RuvB, protein MNWDDTTEETAPERLVGSVADREDQAVEAALRPKDLGEFIGQEKVREQLDLVLRAARARGATADHVLLSGAPGLGKTTLSMIIAAEMGAPIRITSGPAIQHAGDLAAILSSLQEGEVLFLDEIHRMSRPAEEMLYMAMEDFRVDVIVGKGPGATAIPLELPPFTLVGATTRAGLLPPPLRDRFGFTAHMEFYEPAELKRVVHRSADLLDVEIDTDGAAEIAGRSRGTPRIANRLLRRVRDYAQVKADGRITRSIAEAALKVYEVDGRGLDRLDRGVLEALLKLFGGGPVGLSTLAVAVGEERETVEEVAEPFLVREGLLARTPRGRVATPAAWAHLGLTPARGSGQQDLFGA, encoded by the coding sequence GTGAACTGGGACGACACGACCGAAGAGACCGCACCCGAGCGGCTGGTCGGCTCTGTCGCCGACCGGGAGGACCAGGCCGTCGAGGCCGCGCTGCGCCCCAAGGACCTCGGCGAGTTCATCGGCCAGGAGAAGGTCCGCGAACAGCTCGACCTCGTCCTGCGCGCCGCACGCGCGCGGGGCGCCACCGCCGACCACGTGCTGCTCTCCGGCGCCCCCGGCCTCGGCAAGACCACCCTCTCGATGATCATCGCCGCCGAGATGGGCGCCCCGATCCGCATCACCAGCGGCCCCGCCATCCAGCACGCGGGCGACCTCGCGGCGATCCTGTCCTCCCTCCAGGAGGGCGAGGTCCTCTTCCTCGACGAGATCCACCGCATGTCGCGGCCCGCCGAGGAGATGCTCTACATGGCGATGGAGGACTTCCGCGTCGACGTCATCGTCGGCAAGGGCCCCGGCGCCACCGCCATCCCGCTCGAGCTCCCTCCCTTCACCCTGGTCGGCGCCACCACGCGCGCGGGCCTGCTGCCGCCCCCGCTGCGCGACCGCTTCGGCTTCACGGCGCACATGGAGTTCTACGAACCCGCCGAACTGAAGCGCGTCGTCCACCGCTCCGCCGACCTCCTCGACGTGGAGATCGACACCGACGGAGCCGCCGAGATCGCCGGCCGCTCGCGGGGCACCCCCCGCATCGCCAACCGGCTGCTGCGCCGGGTCCGCGACTACGCGCAGGTCAAGGCCGACGGCAGGATCACCCGGTCGATCGCGGAGGCCGCCCTCAAGGTCTACGAGGTCGACGGCCGCGGTCTCGACCGTCTCGACCGGGGGGTCCTGGAAGCCCTGCTCAAGCTCTTCGGCGGCGGCCCGGTCGGCCTGTCCACCCTCGCCGTGGCGGTGGGGGAGGAGCGCGAGACGGTCGAGGAGGTCGCCGAGCCCTTCCTGGTGAGGGAGGGGCTGCTCGCCCGGACCCCGCGCGGGCGGGTGGCGACCCCGGCCGCCTGGGCGCACCTCGGACTCACGCCGGCCCGGGGGAGCGGACAGCAGGACCTGTTCGGGGCGTGA
- the yajC gene encoding preprotein translocase subunit YajC: MSPVTLLPFIVLIGAMFLMTRSAKKKQQAAASMRNDMQPGSGVRTIGGMYATVKEVNEDTVLLDAGPGVDLLFAKNSIGAVLTDDEYNRIVHGIEHDLKSDSDVVPDDASSLTGSTEGDDTVDEAAASDDKVVDLGKKDEPEEVQDKAAEADEEPKKTDGDSDTKK, translated from the coding sequence GTGAGTCCTGTGACCCTCCTCCCGTTCATCGTGCTCATCGGGGCCATGTTCCTGATGACCCGGTCGGCCAAGAAGAAGCAGCAAGCGGCCGCCAGCATGCGAAACGACATGCAGCCCGGAAGTGGTGTCCGCACCATCGGGGGCATGTACGCGACGGTGAAGGAGGTCAACGAGGACACGGTCCTCCTCGACGCCGGTCCCGGCGTCGACCTGCTCTTCGCGAAGAACTCGATCGGCGCCGTCCTGACCGACGACGAGTACAACCGCATCGTCCACGGCATCGAGCACGACCTGAAGTCCGACTCCGACGTCGTCCCGGACGACGCCTCCTCCCTCACCGGGTCCACCGAGGGCGACGACACCGTCGACGAAGCTGCCGCCTCCGACGACAAGGTTGTCGACCTCGGCAAGAAGGACGAGCCCGAAGAGGTGCAGGACAAGGCCGCCGAGGCCGACGAAGAGCCGAAGAAGACCGACGGCGACTCCGACACGAAGAAGTAG